The genomic region GAAGGCGTCGTCCGAGCCCAGACTCCGCATGGTGTCGGCCACCTCGGCGATCGTCAGGCCGCTGCGGTAGGCGGCGGCGCCGTCCAGTGCGAGCAGCAGCATGCGCCGCCCGCCGTCGGCGATCCCCACGGCCGTACGGACGGCCGACGTCGTGTCGTCCAGACCAGGCAGCGGCCGGCCACCGGTGAGTACCGGGTAGCCGCCGAGGGCGAGGCGGTACGCGGCGCCGTCCGTGGCCGCCACGAGACGGTGCTCGACCTCGACCGCTTCGCCGGTGGACAGCTTCCGCAACTGCTGGGCCCCCGCCTCCCGGCCGACCAGCACGGTGGTGCCCGGGGCGATGGGACCGCTTCCGGGTGTGTCGGCGGCCGACACGACCCTGCCCTCGCGCACCGTCACCTCGTACGTGTCCGTGCTGCACGGCGCGGCCCGGTCCGTGTCCGTGCCGCACGTGGCGCGCACACGGGAGACGCTGCCCCATGCGGAGGTGAACGCGCCGACGGAACCCACCGGCAGTGCGTACTGGTTGAGCCCGCCCAGCGGCAGCTGCGCCTCGCCCGTACGGACGGAGCCGTCCAGGGTCAGCCGGTCCAGCCGCGCCACCCCGTCGGTACCGACGCCGAACACCTCCTCGGTGGTCGTGCCGGGCGGCAGCGCCGGACCGAAACGCTGACCGTCCGGCACGGCCGCCTTGAGCGTCCGCCCGGCCGCGATCGCCGGACCCACGCTCGCGCCGGTCACCTCGACGCCCGGGTGCTGCGTCTCGGTGATGTTGAAGAAGTCGCCGTTGACACCGGCGACCGCCCCCTGGGCGTCGGCCATCCGCGAGACCGGCGCCCGCGAGGCCACCGCCCCGGGATACAGCAGATCGACCCGGACCTGTGGATTGCCCAGGTCGACCTTCAGCAGGTGGGCGTGCGTCACCCCCTTGGCGGCCTTGATGTCGAACTCCTCGTACGT from Streptomyces chartreusis NRRL 3882 harbors:
- a CDS encoding phosphodiester glycosidase family protein — encoded protein: MTGRRRRHGAGRAVLAFLTAFGALTGAALVGAAPAGAVQKGVRVAPGVTYEEFDIKAAKGVTHAHLLKVDLGNPQVRVDLLYPGAVASRAPVSRMADAQGAVAGVNGDFFNITETQHPGVEVTGASVGPAIAAGRTLKAAVPDGQRFGPALPPGTTTEEVFGVGTDGVARLDRLTLDGSVRTGEAQLPLGGLNQYALPVGSVGAFTSAWGSVSRVRATCGTDTDRAAPCSTDTYEVTVREGRVVSAADTPGSGPIAPGTTVLVGREAGAQQLRKLSTGEAVEVEHRLVAATDGAAYRLALGGYPVLTGGRPLPGLDDTTSAVRTAVGIADGGRRMLLLALDGAAAYRSGLTIAEVADTMRSLGSDDAFSLDGGGSSTLVARKKGASTVSVRNHPSGGAERAVPNGIGVFSRP